The Fluviispira sanaruensis sequence CTAAACTGATTGCAGAGTGGAAGCATACCATTATATGTTACTGGACAAGAGCTGATTGTGCTTGAATTATAATTCGATAAATATGCATTATTATTGTCGAAATCTATTGTATATGGACTATTTGCATTATTTGCTGTTTGAATACAGCTGCCAAACGTACCATCGCTATTTACAACACACGATGTAACCCCGCTACCTGAATTATAGTTTGATATAAACGCATACGTTATATTTTGACTTACAGTAAACGTCTGTGTTTCTCTCAAAGTATTTACATCAACACTGTATGCGCTCATACTAAATATTGATAATAATGTAGAATAAGCCAAGATTTTTTTAGACAATGAAAAAATCATAGTACCTCCTTAGTTAAAATTTTTCTACAGAACAATAAATGGTATTAAATGAATAATTAAAATTCAAATTGACAAAATATTGACTTCGATTAAGAAAATTTGGAAAAATATTTCTGAATGCATTTAATGACTTTTTTTTAAAATTGTAAAATATTTATATTTTCAAGAACAGCGCATCTAAATAAAGTTCGTATTTTCATGGTCTATAAAAAAATATTTAGTTAATAAATGGAGAATATCATTACTTAACTACACTTAAAAGTATATTGAGCTTTTTTAATCGGTGTGGTTTGTGCATTTGTCAAACCATATTTTGAATTATCAACTTTAGTTTCAGATCCTTCAACAACTTCATTCATTTTAACTAAATTTGCCTTCTTTCCACAATATTTATCTGCCTCTTCTTGAAATTTATCTTTCGATACCCACGTTTCACCTTGCAGAGTCACTGTATTTGCTTCTTTATCAAATCCCACTGTTTGTACAAAAACGCAACCAGTAAGCATAATAGCAGCCATTGAACATACTAAAATTTTCATAAAAAAATTCTCCTTCCAGAATATTTTAAAATAATTACTTTATATTTTAACCACTAAAGACTAAATATTAATAATTGATTTATCTAAAATAAATCCTTTCATTTTTTAAATAACCGATTATTAACATAAAAGAACAATTTAATAGAAACCTTCTTTTACGACATTGCTTTTTGCTATTTTACATACAAAGAAAGAGAGTTCAATTCCTTAGCTAAATTTTTTAATAATCATTATGATTTTTTTATTAAATTTTTTACTAAAAAAAGAAGTTCAATTATTTTGAAACTCGAATCCCATTTTTTATGGAAAATTTTAAATACAAATTATAGATTTTTAGTAAATTCTGAAACAAAGTTTCTTTTTTATTAAACAGAACCTAAACAATATCTTAGAAAATCTTTTTTTGCATAAAAAGACATTGAGTGAAACTCAACTCCTGTTATAGGACATTTGATCCTTGAATTTCTAGTTCCTTTTCTACGAAGCTGTACATATTTATTATTTTCATTTTTGCAAGAATAAGATGAAATTTTACCGTTAGCAGTAATATCTTTTATGCTCTCCCATAAAGTTTGTATTTCATTCTTTAGACTCTTATCATCAATATTAAATGGTTGAATTTTAATTATACTTGCATCTTCTTTATTACGATACTCACAACCTAAAAGTAAAAGACTCTTAATAGTATTCCATAAATCTGAATCTTCAAAGTTTTGTGTTATAATAATTCTTGGATCAAGTTTTGTTAAAGCCATTGTTTCTATAGGTTCAATTGAACTCTTATTTAATTTTACTTTAACTGATTTCATGCAATAGATACTTTCTTCTTTCTCACTTCTATTTTTAATATCACTAGCAATTTTAGATAAAGTAATACCTACCCATCCTTTATTTATATTTCTTCCCTTTTTAATAGTTACTCCATAAAATTTAGCAAACTCAGATAGTTTTTTCTCTCTTAATTTTTCTTTAAAAATATTAACAAAACTGATTCTATCATTTTCTAAAGACATGAGTATCCCTCGTTATATTAAGCATAAATAGCATCTATATTTTACAAAATATCAAAATTTTTAAGTTTTTATACAAATAATTTCAATTTATATTGAAAAAAAGTAACAACTATTGAAACATATTTTAAAAACTAAAAAAGATAATAAGCCTTTTTATAGGCATGCCATCAAGTTATATTGCCCTATTTATACACCAGACAAATTTTATTGCAAATCCATTATGTGAATAATTTCATTGATCTTATTCTGATGCTTGAAGTTTTTAGAGCTCATTATATCAT is a genomic window containing:
- a CDS encoding MutH/Sau3AI family endonuclease, which produces MSLENDRISFVNIFKEKLREKKLSEFAKFYGVTIKKGRNINKGWVGITLSKIASDIKNRSEKEESIYCMKSVKVKLNKSSIEPIETMALTKLDPRIIITQNFEDSDLWNTIKSLLLLGCEYRNKEDASIIKIQPFNIDDKSLKNEIQTLWESIKDITANGKISSYSCKNENNKYVQLRRKGTRNSRIKCPITGVEFHSMSFYAKKDFLRYCLGSV